In Burkholderia gladioli, a genomic segment contains:
- the ilvC gene encoding ketol-acid reductoisomerase, with product MKVFYDKDADLSLIKGKQVTIIGYGSQGHAHALNLKESGVNVTVGLRKGGASWSKAENAGLTVKEVAEAVKGADVVMMLLPDEQIAEVYAKEVHANIKQGAALAFAHGFNVHYGQVIPRADLDVIMIAPKAPGHTVRGTYSQGGGVPHLIAVAQDKSGAARDVALSYAAANGGGRAGIIETNFREETETDLFGEQAVLCGGTVDLIKAGFETLVEAGYAPEMAYFECLHELKLIVDLIYEGGIANMNYSISNNAEYGEYVTGPRIVTEETKKAMKAVLTDIQTGEYAKSFILENKAGAPTLQSRRRLTAEHQIEQVGSKLRAMMPWIAKNKLVDQSKN from the coding sequence ATGAAAGTTTTCTACGACAAGGACGCTGACCTCTCCCTCATCAAGGGCAAGCAAGTCACCATCATCGGCTACGGCTCGCAAGGCCACGCCCACGCGCTGAACCTGAAGGAAAGCGGCGTGAACGTGACGGTCGGCCTGCGCAAGGGTGGCGCGTCGTGGAGCAAGGCCGAGAACGCCGGCCTGACGGTCAAGGAAGTCGCCGAGGCGGTGAAGGGCGCCGACGTGGTCATGATGCTGCTGCCCGACGAGCAGATCGCCGAGGTCTACGCCAAGGAAGTGCACGCCAACATCAAGCAGGGCGCGGCGCTGGCCTTCGCCCACGGCTTCAACGTCCACTACGGCCAGGTGATCCCGCGCGCCGATCTGGACGTCATCATGATCGCTCCGAAGGCCCCGGGCCACACGGTGCGCGGCACCTACTCGCAAGGTGGCGGCGTGCCGCACCTGATCGCGGTCGCCCAGGACAAGTCGGGCGCGGCGCGTGACGTGGCCCTGTCGTACGCGGCAGCCAACGGCGGCGGCCGTGCCGGCATCATCGAGACGAACTTCCGCGAAGAGACCGAAACCGACCTGTTCGGCGAGCAGGCGGTGCTGTGCGGCGGTACCGTCGACCTGATCAAGGCCGGTTTCGAAACCCTGGTCGAAGCCGGCTACGCGCCGGAAATGGCCTACTTCGAGTGCCTGCATGAGCTCAAGCTGATCGTCGACCTGATCTATGAAGGCGGCATCGCCAACATGAACTACTCGATCTCGAACAACGCCGAGTACGGCGAATACGTGACGGGCCCGCGCATCGTCACGGAAGAGACCAAGAAGGCCATGAAGGCGGTCCTGACCGACATCCAGACCGGCGAATACGCCAAGAGCTTCATCCTGGAGAACAAGGCCGGCGCCCCGACGCTGCAATCGCGCCGCCGCCTGACGGCCGAGCACCAGATCGAGCAGGTCGGCTCGAAGCTGCGCGCGATGATGCCCTGGATCGCCAAGAACAAGCTGGTCGACCAGTCGAAGAACTAA
- a CDS encoding phosphatidylserine decarboxylase: MNYPHPIIAREGWPFIAIAAVIALLIHAVAGFGLAWPFWLLLVFVVQFFRDPARPIPTEANAVLCPADGRIVAVETAHDPYANREALKISVFMNVFNVHSQRSPVDGAITKVEYFPGAFLNAAIDKASTENERNAVVIHTGSNHIVTSVQIAGLVARRILCYVRNGEPLTRGQRYGFIRFGSRVDVYLPIGSRARVSIGEKVSASSTILAELPQ, encoded by the coding sequence ATGAACTACCCTCATCCGATCATCGCGCGCGAAGGCTGGCCGTTCATCGCGATCGCTGCCGTCATCGCGCTGTTGATCCATGCAGTCGCGGGTTTCGGCCTGGCCTGGCCGTTCTGGCTGTTGCTCGTCTTCGTGGTGCAGTTCTTCCGCGATCCGGCCCGACCGATCCCGACCGAGGCCAACGCGGTGCTGTGCCCGGCCGACGGGCGCATCGTCGCGGTGGAAACCGCGCATGATCCCTACGCGAACCGCGAGGCGCTCAAGATCAGCGTGTTCATGAACGTGTTCAACGTTCACTCGCAGCGCTCGCCGGTGGACGGCGCGATCACCAAGGTCGAATACTTCCCGGGCGCGTTCCTGAACGCGGCGATCGACAAGGCCTCGACCGAGAACGAGCGCAACGCGGTGGTGATCCACACCGGCAGCAACCATATCGTCACCTCGGTGCAGATCGCCGGGCTGGTGGCGCGGCGCATTCTCTGCTACGTGCGCAACGGCGAGCCGCTCACGCGCGGCCAGCGCTACGGCTTCATCCGCTTCGGTTCGCGCGTGGACGTGTACCTGCCGATCGGCAGCCGCGCCCGCGTCTCGATCGGCGAAAAGGTGTCCGCATCGTCGACGATTCTTGCTGAATTGCCGCAGTAA
- the pssA gene encoding CDP-diacylglycerol--serine O-phosphatidyltransferase — protein sequence MAAFKPRRSRNGKSLPRSFRHNKVLGADNSSVEPRRAARQQFLRTRGIYLLPNAFTTAALFCGFFAVVQAMNVRFEIAAIAIFVAMVLDGMDGRVARMTHTQSAFGEQFDSLSDMVSFGVAPALVMYEWVLKDLGRWGWLAAFVYCSGAALRLARFNTNIGVVDKRFFQGLPSPAAAALIAGFVWLATDNRVPLKLGWLPWVAFVLTIYAGVTMVSNAPFYSGKALDVRHRVPFAAILLVVVAFVLVSSDPPLMLFGLFVLYGLSGYVFWGYMAIRGRANPARSSQREH from the coding sequence ATGGCTGCATTCAAACCGCGCCGGTCGCGCAACGGCAAGTCCCTGCCGCGCTCGTTCCGGCACAACAAGGTGCTCGGCGCCGACAATTCGTCGGTCGAGCCGCGCCGCGCCGCGCGCCAGCAGTTCCTGCGCACCCGCGGCATCTACCTGCTGCCCAATGCCTTCACCACCGCCGCGCTGTTCTGCGGCTTCTTCGCGGTGGTGCAGGCGATGAACGTGCGCTTCGAGATCGCCGCGATCGCGATCTTCGTGGCGATGGTGCTCGACGGCATGGACGGCCGCGTGGCGCGCATGACGCACACCCAGAGCGCCTTCGGCGAGCAGTTCGACAGCCTGTCCGACATGGTCTCGTTCGGCGTGGCGCCGGCCCTGGTGATGTACGAATGGGTGCTGAAGGACCTGGGCCGCTGGGGGTGGCTGGCCGCCTTCGTCTACTGCTCGGGCGCCGCGCTGCGCCTGGCGCGCTTCAACACCAATATCGGCGTGGTCGACAAGCGCTTCTTCCAGGGCCTGCCGAGCCCGGCCGCGGCCGCGCTGATCGCCGGCTTCGTGTGGCTGGCCACCGACAACCGCGTGCCGCTCAAGCTCGGCTGGCTGCCCTGGGTAGCCTTCGTGCTGACCATCTATGCCGGCGTGACCATGGTGTCGAACGCGCCGTTCTACAGCGGCAAGGCGCTCGACGTGCGGCACCGCGTGCCGTTCGCGGCGATCCTGCTGGTGGTGGTGGCCTTCGTGCTGGTGTCCTCCGATCCGCCGCTGATGCTGTTCGGCCTGTTCGTGCTGTATGGCCTGTCGGGCTATGTGTTCTGGGGCTACATGGCGATCCGCGGCCGCGCCAATCCGGCCCGCTCGTCCCAGCGCGAGCACTGA
- the ilvN gene encoding acetolactate synthase small subunit, with translation MRHIISVLLENEPGALSRVVGLFSARGYNIETLTVAPTEDNSLSRLTIVSIGSDDVIEQITKHLNRLIEVVKVVDLTDGAHIERELMLIKVRAVGKEREEMKRMADIFRGRIIDVTEKTYTIELTGASDKLDAFIQGLDAGAILETVRTGSSGIGRGERILKV, from the coding sequence ATGAGACACATCATCTCCGTGCTGCTGGAAAACGAACCAGGCGCGCTCTCGCGCGTGGTCGGCCTGTTTTCGGCACGCGGCTACAACATTGAAACCTTGACGGTGGCACCGACCGAAGACAATTCGCTGTCGCGGCTGACCATCGTCTCCATTGGCTCGGACGACGTGATCGAACAGATCACGAAGCATCTGAACCGCCTGATCGAGGTGGTGAAAGTGGTGGACCTGACCGACGGTGCCCACATCGAACGAGAGCTGATGCTGATCAAGGTGCGAGCGGTCGGCAAGGAACGCGAAGAAATGAAGCGGATGGCGGACATTTTCCGCGGCCGCATCATCGACGTTACCGAAAAGACCTACACAATCGAATTGACGGGCGCGAGCGACAAGCTCGACGCATTCATCCAGGGGCTGGACGCGGGGGCGATTCTCGAAACCGTGCGCACCGGCAGCTCGGGCATCGGTCGCGGCGAGCGCATCCTGAAGGTCTGA
- a CDS encoding 2-isopropylmalate synthase encodes MTDKLIIFDTTLRDGEQSPGASMTKEEKIRIAKQLERMKVDVIEAGFAASSNGDFDAIHTIAGLIKDSTICSLARANDKDIQRAADALKPANSFRIHTFIATSPLHMEKKLRMTPDQVFEQARLAVRFARKFTDNVEFSPEDGSRSDMDFLCRVLEAVIAEGATTINIADTVGYGVPELYGNLVKTLRERIPNSDKAIFSVHCHNDLGMAVANSLAGVQIGGARQVECTINGLGERAGNTSLEEIVMAVKTRKDYFGLDVGLDTTQIVPASKLVSQITGFVVQPNKAVVGANAFAHASGIHQDGVLKARDTYEIMRAEDVGWTANKIVLGKLSGRNAFKQRLQELGVSLDSETELNAAFMRFKDLADRKAEIFDEDIIAIVSEEAAVVEREHYKFVSLSQRSETGEQPQAKVVFSIDGGEVTGEARGNGPVDATLNAIETEVGSGSELLLYSVNAITTGTQAQGEVTVRLSKSGRIVNGVGTDPDIVAASAKAYLSALNKLHSDVDKLNPQRS; translated from the coding sequence ATGACAGACAAGCTGATCATTTTCGACACGACCTTGCGTGACGGCGAGCAATCGCCCGGCGCGTCGATGACGAAGGAAGAAAAGATCCGTATCGCCAAGCAGCTCGAACGGATGAAGGTCGACGTGATCGAAGCCGGTTTCGCGGCCAGCTCGAACGGCGATTTCGACGCGATCCACACCATCGCCGGGCTGATCAAGGACAGCACGATCTGCTCGCTGGCCCGCGCCAATGACAAGGACATCCAGCGCGCCGCCGATGCGCTGAAGCCCGCCAACAGCTTCCGGATCCACACCTTCATCGCCACCTCCCCGCTGCACATGGAGAAGAAGCTGCGCATGACGCCGGACCAGGTGTTCGAGCAGGCGCGGCTGGCGGTGCGTTTCGCGCGCAAGTTCACCGACAACGTCGAGTTCTCGCCGGAAGACGGCAGCCGCTCCGACATGGACTTCCTCTGCCGCGTGCTGGAAGCCGTGATCGCCGAGGGCGCAACCACCATCAACATCGCCGACACGGTCGGCTACGGCGTGCCGGAGCTGTACGGCAACCTGGTCAAGACGCTGCGCGAGCGGATCCCGAACTCGGACAAGGCGATCTTCTCGGTGCACTGCCACAACGATCTCGGCATGGCCGTGGCCAACTCGCTGGCCGGCGTGCAGATCGGCGGCGCGCGCCAGGTCGAGTGCACCATCAACGGTCTCGGTGAGCGCGCCGGCAATACCTCGCTCGAGGAGATCGTGATGGCGGTGAAGACGCGCAAGGACTATTTCGGTCTCGACGTCGGCCTGGACACCACGCAGATCGTGCCGGCCTCGAAGCTGGTCTCGCAGATCACCGGCTTCGTGGTGCAGCCGAACAAGGCGGTGGTGGGCGCCAACGCCTTCGCCCATGCCTCGGGCATCCACCAGGATGGCGTGCTGAAGGCGCGCGACACCTACGAGATCATGCGCGCGGAAGACGTGGGCTGGACCGCCAACAAGATCGTGCTGGGCAAGCTCTCGGGCCGCAACGCCTTCAAGCAGCGCCTGCAGGAGCTGGGCGTCTCGCTCGACAGCGAAACCGAGCTGAACGCGGCCTTCATGCGCTTCAAGGACCTGGCCGACCGCAAGGCCGAGATCTTCGACGAGGACATCATCGCGATCGTGTCGGAAGAGGCGGCGGTGGTCGAGCGCGAGCACTACAAGTTCGTGTCGCTGTCGCAGCGCTCGGAAACGGGCGAGCAGCCGCAGGCCAAGGTGGTGTTCTCGATCGATGGCGGCGAGGTGACCGGCGAGGCGCGCGGCAACGGCCCCGTCGACGCGACGCTGAACGCGATCGAGACGGAAGTCGGCAGCGGCTCGGAGTTGCTGCTGTACTCGGTCAACGCCATCACCACCGGCACCCAGGCGCAGGGCGAGGTGACCGTGCGCCTGTCCAAGAGCGGGCGCATCGTCAACGGCGTCGGCACCGACCCGGACATCGTCGCGGCCTCGGCCAAGGCTTACCTGTCGGCGCTCAACAAGCTGCACTCGGACGTCGACAAGCTCAACCCGCAACGCTCCTGA